One Archangium violaceum genomic window, AGCAGGGCTATCAGCCGCCGTGGAACTACAAGGACCATTACGCGCCCGGGCAGACGTACCTCCCCGAGCCGCTGGAGCGCTCCGTCTTCTACCGGCCGAGCAAGGAGGGCCACGAGGCGGAGATCCACGAACGGATGAGCCACTGGTGGCGCGAGGACAAGGCGTCCCGGGGGGAGTGAGCCGGAGCCGAAGCGGGACCTCGCTCCCGTGTTTCGCCGACCTCTGAGCAGGTTCGATGTCCCCGAGCCATCAGGCCAGGAGGGGCTTGTTCGCCAGGAGGCATTCCCGTCCCGCGTTCAGCCGTGACGGTGGCCGTCTTCCCTGGGCCACGCCAGCTTCTTCTTCAAGGCTCATTCGGACGCGCGTATCCGGCAGGAGGAAGAACCATGAGGAAACGAGTACTGGTCGTCACGGTGCTGACCGCGACCCTGGGGCTGGCCTGTGGGGTGAACCGGAGGCAGGCGGCGGGCGTGTTCGTGGGCGAACCGATGGTGGAGATCGGCGTCTTCACCCGGATCGGCAAGGAGGGGAATGCGTGGATGTTCGATCCCATGGCGCCCTGGGAGAAGAAGGTGCGGGTCTGGGTGCCGCCCCAGACGAGCGTTCTCGAGAACGGCTCCGAGGTCGAGCTGGGCGCGGTCAAGCCCGGACGCAAGGTCCGGTTGGTCTACGAGCTCCGGCGCGATGGAACCGGAGTGGCCGAGCGCATCGACATCATCAGCAAGGTGACGGGCGAGACACCTCCCGATACGGACATCTGAACGTTCTTCGGGATGACAGTGCGCCTTCTCGCGCCTGGACGGCCTCCCCCCACGGGTCGGTAGCGTCCGCGTCCCTATGTCGTCACTCAAGATGGGATTCTGGGGCGCGAACACCGCCACGGTGGACTGGTGCGAGACGAACTACCAGCACTCCCACTACATCTGCGAGCTGTTCAATTCGGCCTCCAGCCTGGCCATGGTGTTCGCGGGCGTGCTCGGTATCGCCCTCCATCGCCGCGTCCTGGAGCGCCGGTTCCTGCTCGCGTTCGCGATGGTGTCGGTGGTCGGGCTGGGGAGCATCGCGTTCCACGCGACCCTCCTCTTCCAGCATCAGATGCTGGATGAGCTCCCGATGCTCTACCTGGCCCTCCTGATGGTCTACATCCTGGTGGAGAACCGTCCCGAGCGACGGTTCGGGATCGGATTCCCACTCGCCCTGCTCGGCTACGCGGTGCTCTCGACCTATCTCTCGGCCTTCACGCGGGGGCGCCTCCAGTTCTTCCTCTTCCAGGCGAGCTTCGCGCTGCTCGAGTTCTTCGCCCTCGCACGCGTCTACCTCATCCATCGCCGCGGCCAGGACGTGATGGCGAGACGCGTCTTCCAGCTCGGCGTCGGCTCATATGGGCTCGCGATCGTGCTGTGGCTGAGCGACATCCACCTCTGCTCCACGCTCAATGAAACGCTTCCCGCGTATGGAATCCCCAATCCCCAGTTCCACGCGTGGTGGCACGTCTTCGTGTCCTGCGGGTTCTACGCGCTCCTGATCGTCATCGCCCACGATCGGCTGAAGACGCTCGGACAGGCCCCTCGGCTGAGCTTCGTCGCTGGAGTGATTCCGTTCGTGCGGAGCGCCGAGCCGGATGTCGCGGTGAGCCCGGAGCAGGGTGTTGGAGGAGTCGTATAGGGCGGACTTCTCCGGACGCTTCCTCTATAAACCGCCCGGCGCTCCAGGAGTCTGGCCGGGGCGCGACACGGAGGAATTTCATCATGCATCGAGCACTGGGTTGGACGGGCTGGACCGTGATGGTTGGGCTCATGGTTCCGTCGGTGGCGGTGGCTCAGCGGGCGGAGACGACCCCCGCGGCGGGGAGTGGATTCGGAGCGGCGGGGCAGATCGCCATCAGCTCCGACGCCTCGGCGAGCATCGGGTACTCCACGGCCGGTTCCGACGCGTTCTTCATCAACCTGAACCCGTCGGTCGACTACTTCCTGCAACAGAACCTCTCGATCGGCGCCGCGGTGCTCTTGTCGAGGAGCTTCAACGAGGGCCCTGACCTCACCAGCCTGGGGCTGAGCGTGCGCATGGGTTACAACCACGCCCTCGGCGAGCAGGTGTCGCTGTGGCCTCGCTTGAGCGTGGGCATCCAGCACTCGAGCATCGGAAGCGCGTCGGGCACCGCGTTCGTGGCCGATGCCTTCGCCCCCGTTCTCCTCCACCTGGTGCCCCACTTCTTCATCGGCGCGGGTCCCCGGGTGAGCTTCGTCGCCGGGGACGGCAGCGGGGTGTCGATCAGCATCGACACCACCCTGGGCGGCTATTTCTGAGCAGGACGCGCTACGGCGCCGAGCACTTCGCCGGGCCCCGCGAGGCCCGGAAGAAGTAGGCATGGAGATCCGGCGTGAGCGACCGGGTAGCGGGCGGCGTAGCCTCCGGGGAAGGTGTCAGCAAGCCCGGTTCTCTTCCTCTGCCCTGGAGTTACGGGGCGCCTCCACGGTCAATCCGCCGGGGCGGATGTGCATCGTGTAGGAGTCCTCCGCGTGCGCCGAGCCTCGCATCTTCACCACGCTGATGGTGCGGGTGAGCTTTCTCTGATGCCGCTCGTAATCGAGTGAGATGATGGCGTCGGGGATGGTGGAGAGGAACG contains:
- a CDS encoding ceramidase, producing the protein MSSLKMGFWGANTATVDWCETNYQHSHYICELFNSASSLAMVFAGVLGIALHRRVLERRFLLAFAMVSVVGLGSIAFHATLLFQHQMLDELPMLYLALLMVYILVENRPERRFGIGFPLALLGYAVLSTYLSAFTRGRLQFFLFQASFALLEFFALARVYLIHRRGQDVMARRVFQLGVGSYGLAIVLWLSDIHLCSTLNETLPAYGIPNPQFHAWWHVFVSCGFYALLIVIAHDRLKTLGQAPRLSFVAGVIPFVRSAEPDVAVSPEQGVGGVV